In Paludisphaera rhizosphaerae, a single window of DNA contains:
- a CDS encoding leucine-rich repeat domain-containing protein, which yields MAEFDPPANVEASPSGDPAPPPTRPNHRLRALLALLAVGFAVSLFIQLDRSTVSLLGPWAENVYDVFNNHDLSAPSSAAKRFKEAVQAVGGKGYVQVLKPGFLGVFGREETYGAVMEGPACNDAALERLADSYGSLLLNLDLRNPNVSDAGFRHLERMTNLRHLTIHYYSLGRGRPAPQTKITDAGLAHLAKLPQLWTIWLSQAPITDAGLASIKDLPKLQSLYLMQTEVRGSGLAQLKSLPSLLLLNLNGGEVSDDGLNALAGATSLQFLSLDGVGLTPNQLPLLQAIPRLQELNIHGCGLLDEELDGLRKAKPSLKIKN from the coding sequence ATGGCCGAGTTCGATCCCCCCGCGAACGTCGAAGCCTCGCCGAGCGGCGATCCCGCCCCGCCGCCGACGCGTCCCAACCACCGACTCCGCGCGCTGCTGGCCCTGCTCGCGGTGGGTTTCGCCGTGTCGCTGTTCATCCAGTTGGATCGGTCGACGGTCTCGCTGCTGGGCCCCTGGGCGGAGAACGTCTACGACGTCTTCAACAACCATGACCTCTCCGCCCCCAGCTCGGCCGCGAAACGCTTCAAGGAGGCAGTGCAAGCCGTTGGGGGCAAGGGATACGTGCAGGTGCTGAAGCCCGGCTTCCTCGGCGTCTTCGGTCGCGAGGAAACCTACGGGGCCGTCATGGAAGGCCCAGCTTGCAACGACGCGGCCTTGGAGCGGCTCGCGGACTCCTACGGCTCTCTGCTGCTCAACCTCGACCTGCGTAATCCGAACGTCTCGGACGCCGGCTTCCGGCATCTGGAGCGCATGACGAACCTCCGTCATCTCACGATCCACTACTACAGCCTCGGCCGAGGCCGACCAGCCCCCCAGACGAAGATCACCGACGCCGGCCTGGCCCATCTGGCGAAGCTCCCCCAACTCTGGACCATCTGGCTCAGCCAGGCTCCGATCACGGACGCCGGCCTGGCCTCGATCAAGGATCTGCCCAAGTTGCAGTCGCTCTACCTCATGCAAACCGAGGTGCGCGGCTCGGGCCTGGCGCAGTTGAAGTCGCTGCCGAGTCTGCTCCTCCTGAACCTGAACGGCGGCGAGGTGTCGGACGACGGCCTGAACGCCCTGGCCGGCGCGACGTCACTCCAGTTTCTCTCGCTCGACGGCGTCGGGCTGACCCCGAACCAGCTCCCCCTCCTGCAAGCGATCCCTCGCCTCCAGGAACTCAACATCCACGGCTGCGGCCTCCTCGACGAGGAGCTTGACGGCCTCCGGAAGGCGAAACCGTCCTTGAAGATCAAGAACTGA
- a CDS encoding methyltransferase family protein, producing the protein MRGDESVGIAATTSSPRPMPAWADAVRRASNYLMADIGGGPRPWKLAWVIDFQKAGTFPFLGLLIAWYGNTSAAAWIYLAMHGGYGMVWLIKDLAFSDPAWQRRATILGGLNVFFGVLVWYWSFGWLLISGTSRPTYPLPDYAWFCFCISLCLVGTAIMIAADAQKYFTLRLRPGLITDGMYRYIRHPNYLGEMMIYGSFALMVWHWLPFVVLAVIWGGVFAVNMIAKEASLSRHPGWAEYRRQSWWLLPLLL; encoded by the coding sequence ATGAGGGGCGACGAATCGGTGGGGATTGCAGCGACGACTTCATCGCCCAGGCCGATGCCGGCGTGGGCGGACGCGGTCCGGCGCGCTTCGAACTACCTGATGGCCGATATCGGCGGCGGGCCGAGGCCGTGGAAACTGGCCTGGGTGATCGACTTTCAGAAGGCCGGGACGTTCCCGTTCCTGGGGCTCCTGATCGCCTGGTACGGGAACACCAGCGCCGCCGCCTGGATCTACCTGGCGATGCACGGCGGCTACGGCATGGTCTGGCTTATCAAGGACCTGGCCTTCTCCGACCCCGCCTGGCAGCGCCGGGCGACGATCCTGGGAGGGCTCAACGTCTTCTTCGGCGTGCTGGTCTGGTACTGGTCGTTCGGCTGGCTGTTGATCTCGGGGACCTCGCGGCCGACGTATCCATTGCCGGACTACGCCTGGTTCTGCTTCTGCATCAGCCTCTGCCTGGTGGGCACGGCGATCATGATCGCGGCCGACGCCCAGAAGTATTTCACGCTGCGCCTGCGCCCGGGGCTCATCACCGACGGCATGTACCGCTACATCCGCCACCCGAACTACCTGGGCGAGATGATGATCTACGGCTCGTTCGCGCTGATGGTCTGGCACTGGCTGCCGTTCGTGGTGCTGGCGGTGATCTGGGGCGGGGTGTTCGCGGTGAACATGATCGCCAAGGAAGCGAGCCTGTCGCGGCATCCCGGCTGGGCGGAGTATCGTCGCCAATCCTGGTGGCTTCTGCCTCTTCTTCTATAG